One segment of Solanum lycopersicum chromosome 1, SLM_r2.1 DNA contains the following:
- the LOC138342192 gene encoding uncharacterized protein: protein MTNGEIRDAPLALTRAMTTHTNKGVEPRVNAMESIMTSILRYIVWMNTPIFLGSKVGEDPQEFLHGVYKVLSAMGVTSREKAELASYRFKEVSQVWIQSIVGFLEIKRGVDQVRKPWFRKKDPIQDEPRDPKVKLEKDSGCQVGKPTCATCGKKHYEKCLVCTGNFFCCGNDGHKVRHCPTIASRLKGRKKVPPSIRGDDVQRRAHFYAV from the exons ATGACTAATGGGGAGATTAGAGACGCTCCACTTGCTTTAACCCGAGCCATGACTACTCATACGAATAAGGGTGTTGAGCCTAGAGTAAATGCTATGGAGAGCATTATGACATCTATATTGAGATACATTGTGTGGATGAATACTCCTATAtttcttggctctaaggtgggagaggatccccaagagtttctacatggtgtgtacaaggtgttgagtgcaatgggggtgacttctagggagaaaGCGGAGTTGGCTTCATATAGATTTAAGGAGGTTTCTCAAGTATG GATTCAAAGCATAGTAGGATTTCTAGAAATTAAAAGAGGAGTGGACCAAGTGAGAAAACCTTGGTTCAGGAAGAAAGATCCAATTCAAGATGAACCTAGGGATCCTAAGGTCAAACTTGAGAAGGATAGTGGTTGTCAAGTTGGTAAGCCTACTTGTGCTACTTGTGGGAAGAAGCACTACGAGAAATGTCTAGTTTGTACCggaaatttcttttgttgtggTAACGATGGACATAAGGTGAGGCATTGTCCTACAATTGCATCTAGATTAAAGGGACGCAAGAAAGTTCCTCCAAGTATTCGGGGTGATGATGTTCAAAGAAGGGCTCATTTCTATGCAGTCTGA